CCACTGGCGCCATCCGCTGACGTCCATGAGCGAGGGGTGAGACCGGTGCCGAGACTTGAATGGCCGCTGCACATCGTGCGCCGAGTGGTGATCGGCGTGATCGTCCTGGCCGTGCTCGCGGTGGCGATCCCGCTCACCGTGAACTGGTTCCAGGAGAGGCGGGCCCGGTGCGGTGACGGCGTCGTCAAGATGGGCGACTACCACGAGTGCGTGGGCGTCACCGACGGCTCGTACACCTTCGCCGACCATCTGGCGCCCGTGGAGAAGAAGATCAAGGCGGAGAACGAACTGGTGGAGAAGCACGGTGACAAGTACGTCAGCGTCGCCTACATGACCTCGTTCACGCTGACCGAGGACGACAGCAACTCCGAGGAGTCGGTCCGGCATGAGCTCGAGGGCGCGTATCTGGCGCAGTACCGGCACAACCGCGGCGATCTCTCCTCCTCCCCCAAGATCAAGCTGTTGGTCGCCAACATGGGCAGCAGCGCGGCCCATTGGGAGCACACCGTCGATGAGCTGATCGACCGGAAAACCTCCGACGACAAGCTGGTCGCGGTCACCGGGCTCGGCCCCAGCGACACCCAGAACCTCGACGCGCTGCGGCGGCTGTCCGACCACGGTCTGGCCCTGGTCGCCAGCACCATGACGGCCACCAACATAGAGGGCATCAAGGGGCTCGTCCGGGTCTCCCCGACCAATGTGGACGAGGCGTACGCCGCTTCCGCGTATCTCAAGAAGGAGCGGGTCCGCCGGGCGGTGGTGGTCCAGGACGACGCGCGGGAAAACTACTACGCCAAGACGCTGGGTGACGCCTTCACCAAGGTCTTCCAGGACATCGAGGGCCACAAGTTGGTGGCGGACCGGATGACCTATGACTCCTCGGTGCGCGGCGCCTGGGAGAACGAGCTGCGCTACATGCCGGGGCAGCTGTGCGACCAGAAGCCGGAGGCGGTCTTCTTCGCGGGCCGCGGCAAGCACCTCACCCGGTTCCTGGACGCGATCGCCAACCGTCCGTGCCAGGACCGGGAGTTCATGGTGATCACCGGCGACGACACCACCAACCTCACCGCCGATGACCTGGCCCACGCCGCCGAGAGCAAGGTGCGGGTGCTCTACACGGGCCTGGCGCACCCCGATATGTGGCAGGAGGACCCCGACTCCGTCTCCCGCCCGTCGGCCCGGTACTTCCAGCCGGGCGGGTTGATGGCCAAGTGGTTCCCCGACGACCAGCACCAGGACGGCCAGGCCATCATGGCGCATGACGCGGTGCTCACCGCCGCTCAGGGCATCCAGATGGCGGCGCTGGGCGATGTGACCGGGGAATCGGTGGCGCGGATGTTCCACCAGATGAACAGCCGTCAGCAGGTACCGGGGGCGAGTGGGTTCATCTCCTTCCAGAACAACGGCAATCCCCGCAACAAGGCCATTCCGATCCTGCACCTCAACGCGAAGGGGCGCTCGGAACTCGTGGAGGTATCGGCGCGGCGGGGCGAGCCGGCCAGGAAGCAGTGACGGTCGGGCCGCCCCGGAAGGCGGTGACGGTCAGCCGCCCCGGAAGGCGGTGACCGTCAGCCGGCGCCGCCCTTCGGCTCGTCCCCGGTCTTCTCGTCGTCGACGATCTCCGCGTCCACGACGTCCTCCTCGGACGCGTGGGCCCGGCCCGCTCCGTCGCCGGAGGGGCCACTCGATCCGCCGCCGTCGGACGGGCCGGACTGCTGGGCCTGGGCGTAGATCGCGGTGCCGATCTTCTGCCCGATGGCGGCGGTCCGCTCGGTGGCCTCGCGGATCGCGTTGGTGTCCTCGCCCTCGAGCGTCCGCTTCAGATCCGCGACCGCCGCCTCGGCCTCCTGCCGGACGTCCCCAGGCACCTTGTCGGCCTGGTCCCGCAGCAGCCGCTCGGTCTGGTAGACGAGCGACTCGGCCTGGTTGCGGGTCTCGGCGGCCTCGCGGCGCCTGTGGTCCTCCTCCGCGTAACTCTCGGCCTCGCGCATCATGCGGTCGATG
This genomic interval from Streptomyces asiaticus contains the following:
- a CDS encoding ABC transporter substrate-binding protein, with amino-acid sequence MPRLEWPLHIVRRVVIGVIVLAVLAVAIPLTVNWFQERRARCGDGVVKMGDYHECVGVTDGSYTFADHLAPVEKKIKAENELVEKHGDKYVSVAYMTSFTLTEDDSNSEESVRHELEGAYLAQYRHNRGDLSSSPKIKLLVANMGSSAAHWEHTVDELIDRKTSDDKLVAVTGLGPSDTQNLDALRRLSDHGLALVASTMTATNIEGIKGLVRVSPTNVDEAYAASAYLKKERVRRAVVVQDDARENYYAKTLGDAFTKVFQDIEGHKLVADRMTYDSSVRGAWENELRYMPGQLCDQKPEAVFFAGRGKHLTRFLDAIANRPCQDREFMVITGDDTTNLTADDLAHAAESKVRVLYTGLAHPDMWQEDPDSVSRPSARYFQPGGLMAKWFPDDQHQDGQAIMAHDAVLTAAQGIQMAALGDVTGESVARMFHQMNSRQQVPGASGFISFQNNGNPRNKAIPILHLNAKGRSELVEVSARRGEPARKQ